The sequence below is a genomic window from Acidobacteriota bacterium.
CCATGGCACTCGATCTGAAGACGCACCGCATCTACGTCGCCACTGCCGATCGCTCCACGCCTCCCGCGCCTGCCCCCGGCGAGCAGCCAGCCGCGCGCGTGGTCGCCCCCGGCACCTTCCGCGTGCTCATGTACGATAAGAATTAAGCGGCCATCCGAGCCGCAACAGTGATGGAGCGGCTACCATGTTGAGCGAACGGAATCACTCGCTCAATTCTTCGGCGGGGATGATGCCGATCTGGCCATTGGCCTCTTCGACGAGATGGCCGGCGGGGACTTCGTTGTCGTGGCCCATCACGCAGAGCCACTTCTCGCGCACCGCGCGCGGCAAGATACGCCGCTTGGTCTTGAGCGCCTCAGTCGGGTGCAGATCGTAGGCGGCGATCCATGCGTAATTAAAGTGATGACGAGTGGGAGTGAGATCGCCGAGGAACGCTACTTTCTGATCACCGGCTTGAATGAGTACGCCTTGTGTGTCAAGTGAGTGGCCGGGCAACACGAGTAACTCAATGCCCGGGATGATGAGTCTCTCGCCGTCGGTCAGCTCCCAGCGCGGCTCTTCCAGCGGAATGAAATCCTCCGGGAGAAAACTCCCCTGATCGCGCTGCGTGGTAAAAACCTGCGCGCGCTCCCACTCCTTGCGCTGCGACCAGTAGCGCGCATTGGGAAAAGTAGGGATGATCGCGCCATCAGGCCTGCTCCCATTCACGTCGCCCTCGCGAATGGTGTTCCAGCCGGCGTGATCAAAATGCAGATGGCAGTTGACCACGTCAGTGATGTCCTCCGGCTTCACGCCCTTTGCGCGCAGATTATCGAGCAGCGTGAGCGGCTGCTCCACGCTGTAGCGGTCGCGGAATTTGTCTGACTGCTTGTTGCCCTGCCCGCTGTCAATCAGGATGGTGCGCTTGCCGTCGCGCACCAGCAGACAGCGCACCGCCAGCCTCATGCGGTGGCGGTCGTCCACAGCGACACGCTTCTCCCAAATCGTGCGCGGGACCACGCCGAAGATCGATCCGGCGTCCAGCCAGAAGTGCCCGTCCATTACCATGTCAATCTGATAATCGCCAAGAATCATGAGACAAGTCCAGAAGTCAGGAGTTAGAAGTCAGGAGACAGAAGTCCGCCCGAACCATTATCAAACTGAAGCGATGCTCGATTCAATTGGATTAGCAGTCGCATCAAAGAATTTCAACTGGGAAGATTGGCTTGCGCGCGCCGTGACGGATGTGTAGTATCCCGACCGACTTCTGCTTTTCGATCATGCGAAAGATGATGCGATAGACATGCGGCTTGCGTCCATAGAGCAACTGGCGGAGGCGGGTCGACTCAGGCGCACGCGGGCAGCGATTCGGTCGCTCCTCCAACGTGAGGATGGCCCTCTTGAGGCCGAGATACCAGCGCTGCGCCGCCGCTGAATGCCCTGCGTTGATCTCATCGAATAAGTAAGCGAGATCGCGCATGGCGCGCCTGGAAAGTTTAACCGCGTAAGCCACGGCTGGCCTCGAACGCGGCAAAGAATTCCCGCGCCGGAACCGATCTCCCCTTGCGTGCATCCTCAAGACCCTGACGGATGCCCTCCTCCGGGGAGACGCGCGCGGCGATATCGAGCAAGCGCTGATAAGCCTCGGCATCCTGCACGACGGCAGCCGCCTTGCCCTTGACGGTCAGGACCACGGGCCGCTTGCTCTTCTTGAGTTGCTTCATGAAGTCGCCCGACCGCCGCCGGAAAGTCGTGAGCGATTGAATGTCCTGGGTCAGATTCAGCATTCCCGCCTCCGCGCTAACATGATAGCACCTTTTTAGGTGCTTGATAGGTTATGCAACCAAAGATGGCGTGCTGATACGCAGTCTGCAATCGAATCTTCCTGCGGGACAACGCCGAAGATCGATCCCGCGTCGAGCCAGAAGTGACCGTCCATTACCATGTCAATCTGATAATCGCCAGGAATCATGAAGGCCTCCTGAGAAACTCTGAGCAAGCGGTCAGGAAACTGATTACGGCCTGAAGAGACAGAATATATCCAGCGGGGCAGCCAAGCAATCGGCATCCGTGAACGCGGAGCCAGACTGGCTGGACATACGTACAGGAATACTGTACGCTTGATAGCAAGGAGGAACACCATGCCGATCGAGACCACCTATACAAACTTGCGAGAAGGGCTGGCTGGTTTCCTGGACCGCGTAATTGATCAGCAGGAAGTTGTGATCATTCACCGCCGTGGCGCAAAGGATGTCGCGATGATACCGGCGGATGAATTGTCCAGTCTCGCAGAGACGGCGCATTTGCTGCGTTCGCCAAG
It includes:
- a CDS encoding type II toxin-antitoxin system RelE/ParE family toxin, encoding MHARGDRFRRGNSLPRSRPAVAYAVKLSRRAMRDLAYLFDEINAGHSAAAQRWYLGLKRAILTLEERPNRCPRAPESTRLRQLLYGRKPHVYRIIFRMIEKQKSVGILHIRHGARKPIFPVEIL
- a CDS encoding type II toxin-antitoxin system Phd/YefM family antitoxin; this translates as MLNLTQDIQSLTTFRRRSGDFMKQLKKSKRPVVLTVKGKAAAVVQDAEAYQRLLDIAARVSPEEGIRQGLEDARKGRSVPAREFFAAFEASRGLRG
- a CDS encoding MBL fold metallo-hydrolase, translated to MILGDYQIDMVMDGHFWLDAGSIFGVVPRTIWEKRVAVDDRHRMRLAVRCLLVRDGKRTILIDSGQGNKQSDKFRDRYSVEQPLTLLDNLRAKGVKPEDITDVVNCHLHFDHAGWNTIREGDVNGSRPDGAIIPTFPNARYWSQRKEWERAQVFTTQRDQGSFLPEDFIPLEEPRWELTDGERLIIPGIELLVLPGHSLDTQGVLIQAGDQKVAFLGDLTPTRHHFNYAWIAAYDLHPTEALKTKRRILPRAVREKWLCVMGHDNEVPAGHLVEEANGQIGIIPAEELSE
- a CDS encoding type II toxin-antitoxin system prevent-host-death family antitoxin, with the translated sequence MPIETTYTNLREGLAGFLDRVIDQQEVVIIHRRGAKDVAMIPADELSSLAETAHLLRSPRNAKRLLTALARAEKRKRKPETLGKLRRELGLGETA